A window of the Ramlibacter pinisoli genome harbors these coding sequences:
- a CDS encoding PTS sugar transporter subunit IIA, whose translation MNRLAAILPPAQVLVSVEATSKKRAFEEAGLLFENLHGLSRALITDSLFARERLGSTGLGHGVAIPHGRIKGLKAPMAALFQLANPIGFDAPDEQPVNLLIFLLVPEAATQKHLEILSEIAELLSDAPLREKIKASNDATQLHQLIATWQSAQPA comes from the coding sequence ATGAACCGCCTCGCCGCCATCCTGCCTCCCGCTCAGGTGCTCGTGAGCGTCGAGGCCACCAGCAAGAAGCGCGCATTCGAAGAGGCGGGCCTGCTGTTCGAGAACCTGCACGGCCTCTCGCGCGCCCTCATCACCGACAGCCTGTTCGCGCGCGAGCGCCTGGGCTCCACCGGCCTGGGCCACGGCGTCGCCATCCCGCACGGCCGCATCAAGGGCCTGAAGGCGCCGATGGCCGCGCTGTTCCAGCTGGCCAACCCGATCGGCTTCGACGCTCCCGACGAGCAGCCGGTCAACCTGCTCATCTTCCTGCTGGTGCCCGAAGCCGCCACGCAGAAGCACCTGGAAATCCTGTCCGAGATCGCCGAGCTGCTGTCGGATGCGCCGTTGCGGGAGAAGATCAAGGCCAGCAACGACGCCACGCAGCTGCACCAGCTGATCGCCACCTGGCAGTCCGCGCAGCCCGCGTGA
- a CDS encoding NAD(P)-binding protein, translating into MSLRRRALLAGAAVVPLAGCGTRAVEGGFVAGHPERGHLLRDGVAPGGPPVARRAQVVVAGAGVAGLAAARALRARGIEDLVVLDLEDEAGGNSRAGVLGGLACPWGAHYLPLPGDDAREVQDLLEEVGLRRRVAGRWRYDERHLCHSPQERLFSGGAWHEGLLPVHDADPATLAQYRRFAAAVRSAARAARYTLPAGEPQPAQLALDAEPFARWLDREGFTAPDLRWYLDYCCRDDYGAGTAVVSAWAGLHYFASRHGFQAPGEEGERDAVLTWPEGNAWLARRLAAPLGERLRTGRVVLRVAEGRHGVEVDALDLASGALERWQAAHAVLALPAAVAARLLAAAPGPLRAAGAATRSAPWVVVNLQLDAPLADRPGAAPAWDNVLQDGAGLGYVDATHQRLDPRPGPTVLTWYHAPGEAARGELLQRPWSHWRDLALADLAPVHPDLPRRLQRVAVARYGHAMAIPVPGARARLAGLPLRGPRVSLAHADWAGYSVFEEAFTLGHRAGEHAARARARAA; encoded by the coding sequence ATGAGCCTGCGGCGCCGTGCGCTGCTCGCCGGCGCGGCCGTGGTGCCGCTGGCCGGCTGCGGCACGCGGGCGGTCGAGGGCGGCTTCGTCGCCGGCCACCCCGAGCGTGGCCACCTGCTGCGCGATGGCGTGGCGCCCGGCGGCCCGCCGGTCGCCCGGCGGGCGCAGGTGGTGGTGGCCGGCGCCGGCGTGGCCGGCCTGGCGGCGGCGCGCGCCCTGCGGGCCCGTGGGATCGAGGACCTGGTGGTGCTCGACCTGGAGGACGAGGCCGGCGGCAACAGCCGCGCCGGCGTGCTCGGTGGCCTTGCCTGTCCCTGGGGCGCGCACTACCTGCCGCTGCCCGGCGACGACGCGCGCGAGGTGCAGGACCTGCTGGAGGAGGTCGGGCTGCGGCGCCGCGTGGCCGGCCGCTGGCGCTACGACGAGCGCCACCTGTGCCACAGCCCGCAGGAGCGGCTGTTCAGCGGCGGCGCCTGGCACGAGGGGCTGCTGCCGGTGCACGACGCCGACCCGGCCACGCTGGCCCAGTACCGGCGCTTCGCCGCCGCCGTGCGCAGCGCCGCCCGCGCGGCCCGCTACACGCTGCCGGCCGGCGAGCCGCAACCGGCCCAGCTGGCGCTGGACGCCGAGCCGTTCGCGCGCTGGCTGGACCGCGAGGGCTTCACCGCCCCCGACCTGCGCTGGTACCTCGACTACTGCTGCCGCGACGACTACGGCGCCGGCACGGCGGTGGTCTCGGCCTGGGCCGGGCTGCACTACTTCGCCAGCCGGCACGGCTTCCAGGCGCCCGGCGAGGAGGGCGAGCGCGACGCCGTGCTGACCTGGCCGGAAGGCAATGCCTGGCTGGCGCGCCGGCTGGCCGCGCCGTTGGGCGAGCGGCTGCGCACCGGCCGCGTCGTGCTGCGCGTGGCCGAGGGCCGGCACGGGGTCGAGGTCGATGCGCTCGACCTCGCCAGCGGCGCGCTGGAGCGCTGGCAGGCCGCGCACGCGGTGCTGGCGCTGCCGGCCGCGGTGGCCGCGCGCCTGCTGGCGGCTGCGCCCGGGCCGCTGCGGGCGGCCGGCGCCGCCACCCGCTCGGCGCCCTGGGTGGTGGTCAACCTGCAGCTGGATGCGCCGCTGGCCGACCGGCCGGGCGCCGCACCGGCCTGGGACAACGTGCTGCAGGACGGCGCCGGCCTGGGCTACGTCGACGCCACGCACCAGCGGCTCGACCCGCGCCCCGGGCCCACCGTGCTGACCTGGTACCACGCCCCCGGCGAGGCGGCGCGCGGCGAGCTGCTGCAACGGCCCTGGTCGCACTGGCGCGACCTCGCCCTGGCCGACCTCGCGCCCGTCCATCCCGACCTGCCGCGCCGGCTGCAGCGGGTGGCGGTGGCGCGCTACGGGCACGCGATGGCGATCCCGGTGCCGGGCGCGCGCGCCCGGCTGGCCGGCCTGCCGCTGCGCGGCCCGCGGGTCAGCCTGGCGCACGCCGACTGGGCCGGCTACTCGGTGTTCGAGGAGGCGTTCACGCTCGGCCACCGGGCCGGCGAGCACGCCGCGCGGGCGCGCGCCCGCGCGGCCTGA
- a CDS encoding magnesium and cobalt transport protein CorA — protein sequence MLNIFSLANGRLFQEEIESLEELSRFQPIWVDLESPTLEEKRWVKQYYGLSIPEDAMDEDIEESARFYEEDNGELHIRSDFLIADDEEPRAVRVAFILNEVNDTLRSKGVLFSIHDEDVPVFRLLRLRARRAPGLIEDAKDVLLKLFDADAEYSADALEGIYDELEKVSKQVLAGEVTDTLAGEVLGDIARQEDLNGRIRRNVMDTRRAVSFMMRSRMLSQEQFEESRQILRDIESLDNHTAFLFDKINFLMDATVGFININQNKIIKIFSVASVALLPPTLVASLYGMNLKFPEIELLGTASYPYVLVLMAASALVPMWYFRKRGWLR from the coding sequence ATGCTCAACATCTTCTCGCTCGCCAACGGCCGGCTCTTCCAGGAAGAGATCGAGTCGCTCGAGGAGCTCTCGCGCTTCCAGCCGATCTGGGTCGACCTCGAGTCGCCCACGCTGGAGGAAAAGCGCTGGGTCAAGCAGTACTACGGCCTGTCCATCCCCGAGGATGCGATGGACGAGGACATCGAGGAGTCGGCGCGCTTCTACGAGGAAGACAACGGCGAGCTCCACATCCGCAGCGACTTCCTGATCGCCGACGACGAGGAGCCGCGCGCCGTGCGCGTCGCCTTCATCCTCAACGAGGTCAACGACACCCTGCGCAGCAAGGGCGTGCTGTTCTCCATCCACGACGAGGACGTGCCGGTGTTCCGGCTGCTCCGGTTGCGCGCGCGCCGGGCGCCGGGCCTGATCGAGGACGCCAAGGACGTGCTGCTCAAGCTGTTCGACGCCGACGCCGAGTACTCGGCCGACGCGCTGGAGGGCATCTACGACGAACTGGAGAAGGTGAGCAAGCAGGTGCTGGCCGGCGAGGTCACCGACACCCTGGCCGGCGAGGTGCTGGGCGACATCGCGCGCCAGGAGGACCTGAACGGCCGCATCCGCCGCAACGTCATGGACACCCGGCGCGCGGTCAGCTTCATGATGCGCAGCCGCATGCTGTCGCAGGAGCAGTTCGAGGAGTCGCGCCAGATCCTGCGCGACATCGAATCGCTGGACAACCACACCGCGTTCCTGTTCGACAAGATCAACTTCCTGATGGACGCCACGGTCGGCTTCATCAACATCAACCAGAACAAGATCATCAAGATCTTCTCGGTCGCCAGCGTCGCCCTGCTGCCGCCGACCTTGGTGGCCAGCCTGTACGGCATGAACCTGAAGTTCCCCGAGATCGAGCTGCTCGGGACCGCCAGCTATCCCTACGTGCTGGTGCTGATGGCCGCCAGCGCGCTGGTGCCCATGTGGTACTTCCGCAAGCGCGGCTGGTTGCGCTGA
- the hprK gene encoding HPr(Ser) kinase/phosphatase has protein sequence MKPTVVSADVLFEDHRAQLKWEWVAGLGASERRFDEVAVRAARSGADLVGYLNYIHPYRVQILGEREVAYLTNATADDCARRIARIVTLEPPVLVLTDGQAAPEALLSMCERAQIPMFATPEPSAFVIDVLRAYLSKHFAERTSMHGVFMDILGLGVLITGESGLGKSELGLELITRGNGLVADDAVDLYRVNQTTIEGRCPELLQNLLEVRGIGLLDIRAIFGETAVRRKMRLRLIVHLVRRETLERDYERLPYEPLTQDVLGVPVRKAVIQVVAGRNIAVLVEAAVRNTILQLRGVDTYQEFVERHRRAMEKGS, from the coding sequence GTGAAGCCCACCGTCGTCAGCGCCGACGTCCTGTTCGAGGACCACCGGGCACAGCTGAAGTGGGAGTGGGTGGCCGGGCTCGGCGCTTCCGAGCGCCGCTTCGACGAGGTGGCCGTGCGCGCCGCCCGTTCGGGCGCCGACCTGGTCGGCTACCTCAACTACATCCACCCGTACCGAGTCCAGATCCTGGGCGAGCGCGAGGTCGCCTACCTCACCAACGCCACCGCCGACGACTGCGCCCGCCGGATCGCGCGCATCGTCACCCTCGAGCCGCCGGTGCTGGTGCTCACCGACGGCCAGGCCGCGCCCGAGGCCCTGCTGTCGATGTGCGAGCGGGCCCAGATCCCGATGTTCGCCACCCCGGAGCCGTCGGCCTTCGTCATCGATGTGCTGCGTGCCTACCTGTCCAAGCACTTCGCCGAGCGCACCTCGATGCACGGCGTGTTCATGGACATCCTGGGCCTGGGCGTGCTGATCACCGGCGAGTCGGGGCTGGGCAAGAGCGAGCTCGGCCTGGAACTGATCACGCGCGGCAATGGCCTGGTGGCCGACGACGCGGTCGACCTGTACCGGGTGAACCAGACCACCATCGAGGGCCGCTGCCCCGAGCTGCTGCAGAACCTGCTGGAGGTGCGCGGCATCGGCCTGCTCGACATCCGGGCCATCTTCGGCGAGACCGCGGTGCGCCGGAAGATGCGGCTGCGGCTGATCGTGCACCTGGTGCGGCGCGAGACGCTGGAGCGCGACTACGAACGGCTGCCCTACGAGCCGCTCACCCAGGACGTGCTGGGCGTACCGGTGCGCAAGGCGGTGATCCAGGTGGTGGCCGGCCGCAACATCGCCGTGCTGGTCGAGGCCGCGGTGCGCAACACCATCCTGCAGCTGCGCGGGGTCGACACCTACCAGGAGTTCGTCGAGCGGCACCGCCGCGCGATGGAAAAAGGCAGTTGA
- a CDS encoding outer membrane protein assembly factor BamE, with protein MPPRTSRFLRPGLVLAACALGAGCASVDNATRPIANAITPYKVEVVQGNFVSSEQVELLKPGMSRQQVRELLGTPLLTSVFHADRWDYVFTLRRQGVEPQRRKLTVFFKGEGLEHFEGDSMPSEADFVASIGSKRALGKVPVLEATEDQLKRNSKPAAPEAAPAPAPEPPLPASYPPLETTGR; from the coding sequence ATGCCCCCGCGCACCTCCCGCTTCCTGCGGCCCGGTCTCGTGCTGGCCGCCTGCGCGCTGGGCGCGGGCTGTGCCAGCGTCGACAACGCGACCCGGCCGATCGCCAACGCCATCACGCCCTACAAGGTCGAGGTGGTGCAGGGCAACTTCGTGTCGAGCGAACAGGTCGAGCTGCTCAAGCCCGGCATGTCGCGCCAGCAGGTGCGCGAGCTGCTGGGCACCCCGCTGCTGACCAGCGTGTTCCACGCCGACCGCTGGGACTACGTGTTCACGCTGCGCCGCCAGGGCGTCGAGCCGCAGCGGCGCAAGCTCACCGTGTTCTTCAAGGGCGAGGGCCTGGAGCACTTCGAGGGCGACAGCATGCCCAGCGAGGCCGACTTCGTCGCCTCCATCGGCAGCAAGCGCGCGCTGGGCAAGGTGCCGGTGCTCGAGGCCACCGAGGACCAGCTCAAGCGCAACAGCAAGCCGGCCGCGCCCGAGGCGGCGCCTGCGCCTGCGCCCGAGCCGCCGCTGCCCGCCAGCTACCCGCCGCTCGAGACCACGGGGCGCTGA
- the fur gene encoding ferric iron uptake transcriptional regulator, with protein sequence MTNIDELKNTGLKATLPRLKILEVFQKGSQRHMTAEDVFRVLLEERSDIGLATVYRVLTQFEQAGILSRSHFESGKAVYELNEGTHHDHMVCLDCGRVEEFYDAEIEKRQHAVAQAKGFAIADHALSLYAHCTKQDCPNRPVRR encoded by the coding sequence ATGACCAACATCGACGAACTGAAGAACACTGGCCTGAAGGCGACGCTGCCGCGCCTGAAGATCCTGGAGGTGTTCCAGAAGGGATCGCAGCGGCACATGACGGCGGAAGACGTGTTCCGCGTGCTGCTGGAGGAGCGCTCCGACATCGGCCTGGCCACGGTGTACCGCGTGCTCACCCAGTTCGAGCAGGCCGGCATCCTCTCGCGCAGCCACTTCGAGAGCGGCAAGGCGGTGTACGAGCTGAACGAGGGCACGCACCACGACCACATGGTGTGCCTCGACTGCGGCCGGGTCGAGGAGTTCTACGACGCCGAGATCGAGAAGCGCCAGCACGCGGTCGCCCAGGCCAAGGGCTTCGCGATCGCCGACCACGCGCTGTCGCTGTACGCCCATTGCACCAAGCAGGACTGCCCCAACCGGCCGGTGCGGCGCTGA
- a CDS encoding DUF4178 domain-containing protein, whose amino-acid sequence MPTETPQRSYRAPCPGCGAPVEFRSAQSTHAVCSYCRSTVVRAGDTLARVGKMAELFDDHSPLQLMASGRFDGRAFTLVGRLQYRSGSGTWSEWQALFDDGASGQLAEDNGAYVFSFPASLQREVPQPAQLRLGATTAVASKRFTVTTNDQAVLLAAQGELPKLPPPGQPFAVVELRSDDGEVLSIDWGVAPPPVGRGREVRLDDLQLAGLAGESAREEKARQFACPNCGAPVEVRLEGTRSITCGSCHSLIDLSQGVGGELRHALQDEPVQPLIPLGALGTLQGAEWQVVGFQHRMGWLAGEEDERFGWSEYLLYNRKRGFVFLVDAEDGWSLVRPVTGAPTLAPGGSEATYLGTRYTLRESYTAETFYVAGEFYWPVERGQRTANRDFASGKRLLSMEQSAREVTWSSGGALPSAAVVQAFGLQGKGDQLRRGDAGPTSTGGGVGCGCATILIILAVIILLVVLFALLRDDGGSGGSGSARSSGGSWGGSSSGGGHK is encoded by the coding sequence TTGCCCACCGAGACCCCCCAGCGCAGCTACCGTGCCCCGTGTCCGGGCTGCGGCGCGCCGGTGGAGTTCCGCAGCGCCCAGTCCACCCACGCGGTGTGCAGCTATTGCCGCAGCACCGTGGTGCGCGCCGGCGACACGCTGGCCCGGGTGGGCAAGATGGCCGAGCTGTTCGACGACCACAGCCCGTTGCAGCTGATGGCCAGCGGCCGCTTCGACGGCCGCGCCTTCACCCTGGTGGGGCGCCTGCAGTACCGCAGCGGCAGCGGCACCTGGTCGGAGTGGCAGGCCCTGTTCGACGACGGCGCCAGCGGCCAGCTGGCCGAGGACAACGGCGCCTACGTGTTCTCGTTCCCGGCCTCGCTGCAGCGCGAGGTGCCGCAGCCCGCGCAGTTGCGGCTGGGCGCGACGACGGCGGTGGCCAGCAAGCGCTTCACCGTCACCACCAACGACCAGGCCGTGCTGCTGGCGGCGCAGGGCGAACTGCCCAAGCTGCCGCCGCCGGGCCAGCCGTTCGCGGTGGTCGAACTGCGCAGCGACGACGGCGAGGTGCTGTCGATCGACTGGGGCGTGGCACCGCCGCCGGTCGGGCGCGGGCGCGAGGTGCGGCTGGACGACCTGCAGCTGGCCGGGCTGGCCGGCGAGAGCGCACGCGAGGAGAAGGCGCGCCAGTTCGCCTGCCCGAACTGCGGCGCGCCGGTCGAGGTGCGGCTGGAAGGCACCCGCAGCATCACCTGCGGCAGCTGCCACAGCCTGATCGACCTGTCGCAGGGCGTCGGCGGCGAGCTGCGCCATGCCCTCCAGGACGAGCCGGTGCAGCCGCTCATCCCGCTCGGCGCGCTCGGCACGCTGCAGGGGGCCGAGTGGCAGGTGGTCGGGTTCCAGCACCGCATGGGCTGGCTGGCGGGCGAGGAGGACGAGCGCTTCGGCTGGAGCGAATACCTGCTCTACAACCGCAAGCGCGGCTTCGTCTTCCTGGTCGACGCCGAGGACGGCTGGAGCCTGGTGCGGCCGGTGACGGGCGCGCCGACGCTCGCGCCGGGCGGCAGCGAGGCGACCTACCTGGGCACCCGCTACACCCTGCGCGAGAGCTACACGGCCGAGACCTTCTACGTGGCCGGCGAGTTCTACTGGCCGGTGGAACGCGGCCAGCGCACCGCCAACCGGGACTTCGCCAGCGGCAAGCGGCTGCTGTCGATGGAGCAGTCGGCGCGCGAGGTCACCTGGTCCAGCGGCGGCGCGCTGCCCAGCGCCGCGGTCGTGCAGGCGTTCGGGCTGCAGGGCAAGGGCGACCAGCTGCGGCGCGGCGACGCCGGGCCCACCAGCACCGGCGGTGGCGTGGGCTGCGGCTGCGCCACCATCCTCATCATCCTTGCCGTCATCATCCTGCTCGTGGTGCTGTTCGCGCTGCTGCGGGACGACGGCGGTTCCGGCGGCTCCGGGAGCGCGCGCAGCAGCGGCGGTTCCTGGGGCGGCTCTTCCAGCGGGGGTGGCCACAAGTGA
- a CDS encoding polyamine aminopropyltransferase produces the protein MPASAHAPRRAGPRPLEVALLASVFTVAACGLVYELAAGALASYLLGDSVLQFSTIIGTYLFAMGVGSWLSKYFERQLPAHFLRIELLVALVGGSLPALLFLANAWAPHGFRPLLYGLVLAVGLLVGLEIPLVMRILRRDVALKELVSQVLTFDYLGALAVSIAFPLFFVPQLGLVRTGFVFGLLNAAVATWALWLFRHELRRLPAHALACAATLLLLAGGLAGAGRITSLAEDRFYQDRIVLAESSAWQRIVVTQGRAGLRLFLNGNLQFAERDEYRYHEALVHPAMAAHGHPRKVAILGGGDGMAAREVLRHPGVESVTLVELDPHMTRLFSQNPALVRLNGGALTSPKLRVVQADAFRWLEEGDETYDVVIVDFPDPTNFSIGKLYTASFYALLDRRLAASGYAVVQTTSPLVARQSFWTVVTTIESVGLRATPYHAHVPSFGEWGYVLASRRPWRMPEALPDGLRFLTPPGLAALFDFPPDMQRVPAAVNRLSNQTLVTTYEREWGRVQP, from the coding sequence ATGCCGGCGTCCGCGCACGCGCCGCGCCGCGCCGGCCCGCGGCCGCTCGAGGTGGCGCTGCTCGCCTCGGTGTTCACCGTCGCCGCCTGCGGGCTGGTCTACGAGCTGGCCGCCGGCGCGCTGGCGTCCTACCTGCTCGGCGACTCGGTGCTGCAGTTCTCCACCATCATCGGCACCTACCTGTTCGCGATGGGCGTGGGCTCCTGGCTGTCGAAGTACTTCGAGCGCCAGCTGCCGGCGCACTTCCTGCGCATCGAGCTGCTGGTGGCGCTGGTCGGCGGCAGCCTGCCGGCGCTGCTGTTCCTGGCCAACGCCTGGGCGCCGCACGGCTTCCGGCCGCTGCTGTACGGGCTGGTGCTGGCGGTCGGCCTGTTGGTCGGGCTGGAGATCCCGCTGGTGATGCGCATCCTGCGGCGCGACGTGGCGCTCAAGGAGCTGGTGTCGCAGGTGCTCACGTTCGACTACCTGGGCGCGCTGGCGGTGTCGATCGCCTTCCCGCTGTTCTTCGTGCCGCAGCTCGGGCTGGTGCGCACCGGGTTCGTGTTCGGCCTGCTGAACGCGGCGGTGGCGACCTGGGCGCTGTGGCTGTTCCGGCACGAGCTGCGCCGCCTGCCCGCCCACGCGCTGGCCTGCGCGGCGACGCTGCTGCTGCTGGCGGGCGGGCTGGCCGGCGCCGGCCGCATCACCTCGCTGGCCGAGGACCGCTTCTACCAGGACCGCATCGTGCTGGCCGAGAGCTCGGCCTGGCAGCGCATCGTGGTGACGCAGGGGCGCGCCGGCCTGCGCCTGTTCCTCAACGGCAACCTGCAGTTCGCCGAACGCGACGAGTACCGCTACCACGAAGCGCTGGTGCACCCGGCGATGGCGGCGCACGGCCACCCGCGCAAGGTGGCCATCCTGGGCGGCGGCGACGGCATGGCGGCGCGCGAGGTGCTGCGCCATCCGGGCGTCGAGAGCGTCACGCTGGTGGAGCTGGACCCGCACATGACACGCCTGTTCAGCCAGAACCCGGCGCTGGTGCGCCTGAACGGCGGCGCGCTGACCTCGCCCAAGCTGCGCGTGGTGCAGGCCGATGCCTTCCGCTGGCTGGAGGAGGGCGACGAGACCTACGACGTGGTGATCGTCGACTTCCCCGACCCGACCAACTTCTCCATCGGCAAGCTGTACACCGCGTCCTTCTACGCCCTGCTGGACCGGCGCCTGGCCGCCAGCGGCTACGCCGTGGTGCAGACCACCTCGCCGCTGGTGGCGCGCCAGAGCTTCTGGACCGTGGTGACCACCATCGAGTCGGTCGGCCTGCGCGCCACGCCCTACCACGCCCATGTGCCCAGCTTCGGCGAATGGGGCTACGTGCTAGCCAGCCGGCGGCCGTGGCGGATGCCCGAGGCGTTGCCGGACGGCCTGCGCTTCCTGACGCCGCCGGGCCTGGCGGCGCTGTTCGACTTCCCGCCCGACATGCAGCGGGTGCCGGCGGCGGTGAACCGGCTGTCCAACCAGACCCTGGTCACCACCTACGAGCGCGAGTGGGGCCGGGTCCAGCCATGA
- a CDS encoding patatin-like phospholipase family protein: MSPETMHPANPHRAARPLPALVLMGGGARTAYQVGVLKALASMLRLQPGRAEGFPFRLLVGTSAGALNVAALAGHAASGLAAFDALCAFWLRLRSREVYALHVPRWVRFSRLVAAVNLWGRARREGAILDTMPLVDTLHRVVSLAGIEAALASGVLDTVAVTASSYTSGVHWTFCQGADGATREAWNRPGRRAEFQPLTIEHLMASSAIPFLFPATPLWVDGRREYFGDGSMRQVSPLSPALHLGADKVLVVGCGQPERAGFAGAAASTEPGLGAIAGHALASVFHDTLQADVEQAQRVTRTLQQLPREVTSVLPYRSVDVLAIQPSQSVDALAQAHAHELPAAVRRALGGLGAAKGGGALASYLLFEPGFIGALITLGEQDAYARKQELLAFVGDRAA, translated from the coding sequence ATGAGCCCGGAGACGATGCATCCTGCGAACCCCCATCGCGCCGCGCGGCCGCTGCCGGCGCTGGTGCTGATGGGAGGCGGCGCCCGCACGGCCTACCAGGTCGGCGTGCTCAAGGCGCTGGCCTCGATGCTGCGGCTGCAGCCGGGGCGCGCCGAGGGCTTCCCGTTCCGGCTGCTGGTCGGGACCTCGGCCGGCGCCCTCAACGTGGCCGCGCTGGCCGGCCATGCGGCGTCGGGGCTGGCGGCCTTCGACGCGCTGTGCGCCTTCTGGCTGCGCCTGCGCAGCCGCGAGGTCTACGCGCTGCACGTGCCGCGCTGGGTGCGCTTCTCGCGCCTGGTGGCGGCCGTCAACCTGTGGGGCCGGGCGCGGCGCGAGGGCGCCATCCTCGACACCATGCCGCTGGTGGACACCCTGCACCGGGTGGTCTCGCTGGCCGGCATCGAGGCGGCGCTGGCCAGCGGGGTGCTGGACACCGTCGCCGTCACCGCCTCCAGCTACACCTCCGGCGTGCACTGGACCTTCTGCCAGGGCGCCGACGGCGCGACCCGCGAGGCCTGGAACCGGCCCGGCCGGCGCGCCGAGTTCCAGCCGCTGACCATCGAGCACCTGATGGCCTCCAGCGCCATCCCGTTCCTGTTCCCGGCCACGCCGCTGTGGGTCGACGGCCGGCGCGAGTACTTCGGCGACGGCTCGATGCGGCAGGTCTCGCCACTGTCCCCGGCCCTGCACCTGGGCGCCGACAAGGTGCTGGTGGTCGGCTGCGGCCAGCCGGAGCGGGCCGGCTTCGCCGGTGCCGCCGCCAGCACCGAACCGGGCCTGGGCGCGATCGCCGGCCATGCCCTGGCCAGCGTGTTCCACGACACCCTGCAGGCCGACGTCGAACAGGCGCAGCGGGTCACCCGCACGCTGCAGCAGCTGCCGCGCGAGGTGACCTCGGTGCTGCCATACCGCAGCGTCGACGTGCTGGCGATCCAGCCCTCGCAGTCGGTCGATGCGCTGGCGCAAGCGCATGCGCACGAACTGCCGGCGGCGGTGCGGCGCGCCCTCGGCGGCCTCGGCGCCGCCAAGGGCGGCGGCGCGCTGGCCAGCTACCTGCTGTTCGAGCCGGGCTTCATCGGTGCGCTGATCACGCTGGGCGAGCAGGACGCCTACGCGCGCAAGCAGGAACTGCTGGCCTTCGTCGGGGACCGCGCGGCATAA
- a CDS encoding DUF350 domain-containing protein — protein MGIEWLKPAVVVGSIVYALIGIGIFWLSFLIIDKLTPYDLWEELVEKQNLALGAVVAAMCLGISIIVAAAIH, from the coding sequence ATGGGCATCGAATGGCTGAAACCCGCCGTCGTCGTCGGCTCCATCGTCTACGCGCTGATCGGCATCGGCATCTTCTGGCTCAGCTTCCTGATCATCGACAAGCTCACCCCCTATGACCTGTGGGAGGAACTGGTCGAGAAGCAGAACCTGGCGCTGGGCGCCGTGGTCGCCGCCATGTGCCTGGGCATCTCCATCATCGTGGCCGCCGCCATCCACTGA
- the hpf gene encoding ribosome hibernation-promoting factor, HPF/YfiA family: MNLTISGHHLEVTPALRSYVTTKLDRITRHFDQVVDIKVLLCIEKQKEKERRQRAECRIHVKGNDMFAESSHEDLYAALDELVDKLDRQVGRHKTRMQDHHHPAPKRVM; the protein is encoded by the coding sequence ATGAACCTGACGATCAGCGGTCACCATCTCGAAGTTACCCCCGCACTGCGCAGTTACGTGACCACCAAGCTCGATCGCATCACCCGCCACTTCGACCAGGTGGTGGATATCAAGGTTCTACTCTGCATCGAGAAGCAAAAGGAGAAGGAACGACGACAGCGCGCCGAGTGCCGCATCCACGTCAAGGGCAACGACATGTTCGCCGAGAGCTCCCACGAGGACCTCTACGCCGCCCTCGACGAGCTGGTCGACAAGCTCGACCGGCAGGTGGGCCGCCACAAGACCCGCATGCAGGACCACCACCACCCCGCGCCCAAGCGCGTGATGTAG